GCTCATGACGTCGACGCCGGCATCGCGCGTGAAGGCGCGCAGCGGCAGGTCGAGGGCCGCGGCGGCATTGGCGACGCGCGCTCCGTCCAGGTGCAGGCGCATGCCGCGCTCGTGCGCGTGGTCGGCGAGGGCGCGGATCTCGTCCGGCGTGTAGAGGGTGCCGAGCTCGGTGGACTGCGTGATCGAGACCACGAGCGGCTGGGCGCGGTGCTCGTCGCCCCAGCCCCACGCCTCGCGGTCGACCAGCTCGGGGGTGAGCTTGCCGTCGTCGGTCGGGACGTTCAGGATCTTGATGCCGGCGACCCGCTCGGGAGCCCCGCCCTCGTCGACGTTGATGTGCGCCGTCGACGCGGCGATGACCGCTCCCCAGCGGGGGAGCATCGACTGCAGGCCGACGACGTTCGCTCCGGTGCCGTTGAACACCGGGAACGCCTCCACCCCGTCGCCCAGGTGCCGCACGAACAGCTCCTGCAGACGCGCGGTGTAGACGTCCTCGCCGTACGCGATCTGGTGGCCGTCGTTGGCCGCGGTGATCGCGGCGAGGACCTCGGGGTGCACACCGGAGTAGTTGTCGGAGGCGAAGCCGCGGAGGTTGGGGTCGTGGATGGTCGTCACGATCTTCCAGCCTACGTCCTCGCCGGAGTGCGGCGGGATCGCGGTGTCGGCGGCGCGGAGTACGCTCTCGGCGTGGAAGAACCGTCCCCCGACGCGCGAGCTCAGCTCGCCCCGCCGCCGCACGGCATGCGCACCTTCGTCCAGGTGCTCGTGAACACCGCGGTGGCGAACATCACGACCAGCTTCCTGTGGTTCGCCCTCACCTTCTGGGTGTACATCGAGACGCAGTCCGTCCTCGCGACGGGGATCATCGGCGGGGCGTACATGCTGCTGGTGGCCATGTTCGCCATGGTCTTCGGCACGCTCGTCGACCGGTACCGCAAGCATCGGGTGATGGTCCTGTCGAGCATGGTCACGCTCGCATCGTTCCTCGTCGGCGGGGCGCTGTACCTGGCCCAGCCCGAGTCGGCTCTGCTGGATCTGGGCGGACCATGGTTCTGGCTGTTCTCGGGCATCATCCTGTTCGGCTCGGTGATCGAGAACATGCGCAACATCGCGCTGTCGACGACCGTGACGCTGCTCGTTCCGGTGGAGCGGCATGCGAACGCGAACGGCATGGTCGGCACGGTCACCGGCATCGCCTTCATGGTCACGAGCGTGTTCAGCGGTCTGTCGGTGGGGCTGCTCGGCATGGGCGGCACCCTCGTGATCGCCCTGGTGTTCACGGCGCTCGCGCTCGTGCACCTGCTCACACTCCGCATCCCCGAGCCTCAGCCCGAGCCGGACGCCGAGCATGCCCCGGCGATAGATGTGCGCGGGGCGCTGCGCGCCATCGACGCCGTCCCGGGCCTCATGGCCCTGATCCTGTTCACGACGCTCAACAACCTCATCGGCGGCGTCTACATGGCGCTCATGGACCCGTACGGTCTGACGCTCTTCCGCGTCGAGGTGTGGGGGATCGTGCTCGGCGTCGCCTCGACCGGGTTCATCGTCGGCGGGGCCGTGATCGCGAAGTTCGGGCTCGGCCGCAACCCCATCCGCACGATGCTGCTGCTCGTGGTCGGGATGGGCATCGTCGGCGCGCTCTTCACCATCCGCGAGTGGTGGCTGCTGTACGCCGTCGGGATCTGGCTGTACATGGCGATGGTGCCCGCCGTCGAGGCCGCCGAGCAGACCGTCATCCAGAAGGTCGTGCCCTTCCGGCAGCAGGGCCGCGTGTTCGGCTTCGCGGCCGCGTTCGAATCCGCCGCCGCACCCGTGACGGCGTTCCTGATCGCACCCATCGCGGAGTTCGCGATCATCCCCCACATGGACTCCGGCGCCGGGCAGGACGCGTGGGGATGGCTCGTGGGCGAGGGCGAGGCGCGCGGGATCGCGCTCGTATTCGTGTTCGCGGGCGTGATCCTCGCGGTGCTTGCGGGACTGGCGTTCCTGACGCGGTCCTACCGTGTGCTGTCGGAGCGGTTCGCGCGGGAGCCGGGATCCGTGGCTGTCGCTGCCGCGCCGACCCGGGATGCCGGTCCCGAGGCGGTCGACCCGCGGCGCTGAGAGCCCCGAGCGGGCGGAGGTCGCGCGTCAGGCCGACCGTCCGCTCAGGTCGATCACGGTGTCGTTGACGGCATCCGCGTCCTCGCCCCACAGTGCGCAGAACGCGCGCGCGAGGTCGTCCTCGAGGCCCGCCAGGGTCTTCACCCGGAAAACCACCGAGGCCGCCCGCAGCGGCTGCCCGGCATCGCGCGCCGCCTTCGCGAACCCCTGCGCGACCGCGCGCGCCCACGCCTCGGTCGCGGCCTTCACGGCGGCGTAGTTCGCGCCGCCCGCGAGGGGGCGGGTCACCGCGGTCGACGAGACGACGGCGAGGCGGGCGCCATCCGACGCCCGCAGGTCGTCGTCGAAGGCGCGCGTGACATGGCGCAGCGCCGTCAGCGAGTTCTCGAGGAATCGGTAGTCCTCTTCGGTCTGGCCGGCGAGCCCGCCGCCGCCGCGCCATCCGCCCACGAGGTGCAGCACACCGTCCACGGGGCCCGACGCGGCGCGCACGCGCTCGGCGAGGGCGGCCACGTCGGCCTCGTCAGACAGGTCGCACGTCTCGACGGCGATGCCGGGGACCTCGGCCGCGAGGTCGGCGAGCTTGCCCGCATCCCGCCCCACCGCGATGACGCGCGCTTCGGCATCCGTCAGCGCGCGCGCCGCCGCCGCGCCGCTCGCGCTGGTCGCGCCCGCGATCAGGACGGTGCGCCCGGCGAGCCGGTGTCCTTGTGTCATCGAGCCATCCCTCTCTCGCTGGGCCGTCCCCCTGTCCACCGTTCCAGAGGGGCCCACCCGGCCGAAAGAGGGCGGGGCGATCCGGCCGCGGTCAGTCGCGGCCGGTGATGCCGGTCGTGGACGCGATGACGGGGCGCATCTTCTTCTCGAGCGCCTCGTAGAACATCGAGAGGGGGAACTCGTCGTCGAGCACGGCGTCGGTGTACCCGCGCGGCGGGCCGGCGAGCACCGCATCCGACAGCCCGCGCGACCACGCCGACGCCGGGTTCGGCGTCAGCGTCGCACGGATCAGGTCGTATGCGGCCAGCCAGTGCGCGGTCTTCGGCCGGTCGATGGAGCGCCAGTACAGGTCGTCGATCGCATCGCCGAGGGCCACGACGGCCGTGGGCACGTCGGCCCAGTCGATCGCGAGCGACGTGTCGGTCCAATGCAGCACGCCCCGCTGGTGCAGCCACGCGAACAGCAGCTGGCCGCCGAGCCCGTCGTAGTTGCGCACGCGCGAGCCGGTGATGGCGAACCGGAAGATGCGGTCGAACAGCACCGCGTACTGCACGAGCTTCGCGTGCTCGAGCATCTCCGCCTCGGCGGCGTCGAGCGCGTCGCCGGCAGCCGCACGCGCGCTCAGGCGCCGGTCGATGGCCACGCACTCGCGGAACGCCGTCAGGTCGCAGCGCAGCTCCTCGAGCGAGTACAGGAAGTACGGCATCCGCTGCTTGATCATGAACGGATCGAACGGCAGGTCGCCGCGCATGTGGGTGCGGTCGTGGATGAGGTCCCACATCACGAACGTCTTCTCGGCGAGGTCCTGATCCTCCAGCATCCGCGCCGCGTCGGCGGGCAGGTCGAGCTTCGTGATCTCGGACGCCGCCCGCACGACGCGCCGGTACCGCGCGGCCTCGCGGTCCTGGAAGATCGCGCCCCACGTGAACGCGGGGATCTCACGCATCGCGACCGTCTCGGGGAACAGCACCGCCGAGTTGGTGTCGTAGCCGGGCGTGAAGTCGATCAGCCGCAGCGACACGAAGAGGCGGTTGGTGTACTCGGTCTCGAGCCGTGCGATGAACTCGGGCCAGATCGCCTCGGCGATGAGGGCCTCGACGAGCCGGCTCTGCGAGCCGTTCTGCGTGTACATCGGGAAGACGACGAGGTGGCGGATGCCGTCGACGCGGTGCTGCTGGGGCTGGAACTCCACCAGCGAGTCGAGGAAGTCCGGCACGCCGAAGCCGCCTTCCGTCCAGCGCTCGAAGTCGCGGACCGAGGCGTCGAGATAGGCGCCGTCGTGCGGGAAGGCGGGGGCGAGGGCGCGGATGCCGGCGGTGATCGCGGTGACGAGCTCGCGCGCGGGCGCGTGGTCCGCGGCATCCGGGATCGATCCGTCCTGCGCCTGCAGGGACTGCAGCCGCGTGGCGGCGTCCTTCAGCAGGTGCCACGCGCGGGAGGTCTCGGCGGTGCGGGCGTCTTCGACGACCTCGGGCTCGCCGATGATCGCCGTGGTCGCGCGGAGCGCGGGCGTGATGCCGGACATGG
This region of Microbacterium thalassium genomic DNA includes:
- a CDS encoding threonine aldolase family protein, which translates into the protein MTTIHDPNLRGFASDNYSGVHPEVLAAITAANDGHQIAYGEDVYTARLQELFVRHLGDGVEAFPVFNGTGANVVGLQSMLPRWGAVIAASTAHINVDEGGAPERVAGIKILNVPTDDGKLTPELVDREAWGWGDEHRAQPLVVSITQSTELGTLYTPDEIRALADHAHERGMRLHLDGARVANAAAALDLPLRAFTRDAGVDVMSFGGTKNGAMIGEAVVVMNPDAAHGLIYLRKLNMQLSSKMRFISAQLVALLEDDLWLRNARHSNAMAQRLRRGVEAGLADGSIRGVAFTQPTQSNGVFATLPDGVADRLRESFRFYDWDASRNEVRWMCSFDTSEHDIDAFIAAIARETAGL
- a CDS encoding MFS transporter codes for the protein MRTFVQVLVNTAVANITTSFLWFALTFWVYIETQSVLATGIIGGAYMLLVAMFAMVFGTLVDRYRKHRVMVLSSMVTLASFLVGGALYLAQPESALLDLGGPWFWLFSGIILFGSVIENMRNIALSTTVTLLVPVERHANANGMVGTVTGIAFMVTSVFSGLSVGLLGMGGTLVIALVFTALALVHLLTLRIPEPQPEPDAEHAPAIDVRGALRAIDAVPGLMALILFTTLNNLIGGVYMALMDPYGLTLFRVEVWGIVLGVASTGFIVGGAVIAKFGLGRNPIRTMLLLVVGMGIVGALFTIREWWLLYAVGIWLYMAMVPAVEAAEQTVIQKVVPFRQQGRVFGFAAAFESAAAPVTAFLIAPIAEFAIIPHMDSGAGQDAWGWLVGEGEARGIALVFVFAGVILAVLAGLAFLTRSYRVLSERFAREPGSVAVAAAPTRDAGPEAVDPRR
- a CDS encoding SDR family NAD(P)-dependent oxidoreductase gives rise to the protein MTQGHRLAGRTVLIAGATSASGAAAARALTDAEARVIAVGRDAGKLADLAAEVPGIAVETCDLSDEADVAALAERVRAASGPVDGVLHLVGGWRGGGGLAGQTEEDYRFLENSLTALRHVTRAFDDDLRASDGARLAVVSSTAVTRPLAGGANYAAVKAATEAWARAVAQGFAKAARDAGQPLRAASVVFRVKTLAGLEDDLARAFCALWGEDADAVNDTVIDLSGRSA
- a CDS encoding DUF6421 family protein translates to MSGITPALRATTAIIGEPEVVEDARTAETSRAWHLLKDAATRLQSLQAQDGSIPDAADHAPARELVTAITAGIRALAPAFPHDGAYLDASVRDFERWTEGGFGVPDFLDSLVEFQPQQHRVDGIRHLVVFPMYTQNGSQSRLVEALIAEAIWPEFIARLETEYTNRLFVSLRLIDFTPGYDTNSAVLFPETVAMREIPAFTWGAIFQDREAARYRRVVRAASEITKLDLPADAARMLEDQDLAEKTFVMWDLIHDRTHMRGDLPFDPFMIKQRMPYFLYSLEELRCDLTAFRECVAIDRRLSARAAAGDALDAAEAEMLEHAKLVQYAVLFDRIFRFAITGSRVRNYDGLGGQLLFAWLHQRGVLHWTDTSLAIDWADVPTAVVALGDAIDDLYWRSIDRPKTAHWLAAYDLIRATLTPNPASAWSRGLSDAVLAGPPRGYTDAVLDDEFPLSMFYEALEKKMRPVIASTTGITGRD